Within the Senegalia massiliensis genome, the region TAGACAATTAGTACTATGATTGATATAATATTATAGCTAGATATTAAATGTTAATTATTTTTTTTATTGGGTAAAAAAAACTCATATCAAGACATTACTTTTCCCTAAAAATTTAAATAAAAAAATGTATAAAGGACAAGTTACATTGTCAATACTATTTATTGAAAGGGAAGAGTACACAGAATGTAAAAATGTTTTTGTCCCCCTTTAACATTTTTACCACATATCTTGCTCTTCCCTATATTTTTAGGGAGTGATATTATGTATGGTAAAAGGTTAATAATAACTGTAATATTAATACTTATTTTAGCTTTCTCAAATTATACAGTATCAGCTAGCATAAGGAATAATCTAGAACAACCAATTGTAACAGCATTTAATAATACAAATGCAAATTTAATAGAAATAAGCATAAAAGCTCAAGGAACAATAAATGAAGAATTTATGTCCCAAAAAGATATTAAAAAACTAGGACAAGACTTAAAAAATAAGTTTAACATAATAGGTGAGCTTGAAAACAATAATAATATTAAACAATTGAACTCTACAGAAAAACTGTATAGTATAGATTATATAGAAAGTAAAAATAATAAAAAAGCAATAGTCTCTGGGTTGGATAAAAATAACAGATTTGTCACAATAAATGTTTTGACATACAATGACAAATATAGTAATCTTAATAGGACTGAATTAATAGTTAACATAACATCTGAAAATGTTAATAATTACAAAAAAATTGAAAGTAATGTCCAAAAAATATTTGAAGAATATAATACAATACCAAACATAACTTCAAAAGCAATAGGAACATTTGAAGGAAATATAAAATCTGAAGAAAAATTTAATATAATATCCCATATAACAAAAAAAATAGATGCAAGAATTGTTGAAGAATATAAAAATCCAGATATTTTAAGTATTAGTGCCTATTCACCAAATATAGATAATCATATATATACAGGTAAGAATAAGATGAATTTAAATATCGCTATGAGGCATAATTATACTGAAGACAAAACTTATATCTTCATTGCAACTCCAATTATTGACGGTGGATATTAGTAAAAGTTGGAATTGTGTTTTGGGCATTTATAGAACTAAAGGATAAAAAGTATAATAAGGAGGAAAAAAAGTGCCAAAACTCATAGTAGAAAAAAGCCCTCCATTAAAGGGGAAAGTTAAAATAAGTGGAGCAAAAAATTCAGCCCTACCTATTATGGCAGCAACATTACTATCAACAGATAAATGTGAACTTACTGAAGTACCAAATTTAAGAGATGTAAATGTAATGAAAGAAGTACTAAATTCACTTGGAGCAGATGTAAAAAAAACAAGTGATGAATCATATAATATAAACGCTAAAAACTTAAATAATTCAGAAGCACCATATGAACTTATGACTAAGATGAGAGCATCATTCTTGGTTATGGGTCCACTTCTTGCAAGATTAAAAAAAGCAAGAATATCTATGCCAGGTGGATGTGCAATAGGAACAAGACCTATAGATTTACACTTAAAAGGATTTAAAGCATTAGGAGCAGAAATAGAAGTAGGTCATGGATATGTAGAAGCAAAAGTGGAAGATAGATTAAAAGGAAATAGAATATATTTAGATTTCCCAAGTGTAGGAGCAACAGAAAATATAATGATGGCAGCAGTAATGGCAGAAGGAGAAACAATACTTGAAAATGTAGCTCAAGAGCCGGAAATAGTAGATTTAGCTAATTTTTTGAATAAACTAGGTGCTGATGTTAAAGGTGCAGGTACTAATACAATAAAGATTAATGGAGTAGATGAATTAAAAAATTGCAATCATACAATAATACCAGATAGAATAGAAGCTGGAACGTATATGGTGGCAGCAGCTATGACAGGTGGAGATATTACAATAGAAAATATTGAACTTGACCATGTTAAGTCTATAATATCTAAACTTAAAGAATCAAATATAGAATTCACTGAAGTTAAAAATAATACTTTAAGAGTAGTAGCACCAAAAACTATAAAAGCAGTAGATGTAAAAACACTTCCTTATCCAGGATTTCCAACAGATATGCAAGCTCAAGTTATGGCAATGATGAGTATGGCAGAAGGTACAAGTGTAATAATAGAAACAATATTTGAAAATCGCTTTATGCATGTAAATGAACTTAGAAGAATGGGTGCAGACATCAAAATAGATGGAAGAAGTGCAATAGTAACAGGACAAGAAAAGCTTTTAGGAGCACCTGTAAATGCAACAGATTTAAGAGCAGGAGCCGCACTTATACTTACAGGACTTATATCTGATGGTATTACTGAAGTAAATCAAATACATCATATTGATAGAGGATATTCAAATATAGAACAAAAACTTACTAATTTAGGAGCAAAAATTAAAAGAGTAGAAGTGGAAATGGAAACAGGAGCTTAATAGCTTCTGTTTTTTTATATATAAAATAATAAAAAATAAATATATTAATATTGACATATTTTAGGTAAGGGTATATTATAATAAATAAAAAATAAATTTATCGCTTAATTTCATTTGAAAGCGGGGGACCCAATTACTTGGGGCGTATTCCGAAAGGATAGGATAACTCTTTCAATCCGAGCCCGACAGCTAACCTCGTCAGCGTTGAAGGAGGAGTATCTTGAAATTTTTTAAAGCCATGGTTACTCCATGGCTTTTTGCGATTTTAGAAAGAATATTTTAATTGAAATTTAACCTTACGAAGGATGGTGAGTACATGAAAAAAACTATTAAATTTAAAATGATAGCAATATTTGTTTTAATATTTATAGTATTGGCTGCTAATAGTATTTGGTCAATTTATAACTTTAATAATTTAAATCATTCCATAGAAGAAATAATGGAATCAAACTATGCTAGTGTGGTTGCAGCACAGAATATGATAGTAGCATTAGAAAGACAGGATAGTGCAGAGTTATCTCATATGTTTGATGATAATAAAAACTCTCAAAATGTATTTTTAGAAAATGAGAAAGTATTTTTAAAATGGTTAGCACGAGCAGAAGATAATATAACAGAAAAGGGAGAAGAGGAAGTAATTAAAGTTATAAACGATTTATATACGGGTTATATAGAAGACTATTATAATTTAATAGAAATTCAAAACACCAAAGGGATAGAAGAATCTAGAAATTATTACTATAATAAAATCCTTCCTACTTTTGAAAAAAGTAAAAAAGAGGTTAGAAATCTTCAATTACTTAATCAAAATTCAATGATTGAACAAAGAAATGAAGCTCAAAAAATAGCTAAAAATGCATCCTATTCTACTTCTATAATTTCACTAATAACTATACTGTTAGGGGTTATTTTAGTTTTTTACTTAGTGAATAAAATAGTTAAACCTATTAGAAATTTAATAGATAAAATAAAGAAAATTGCAGAAGGCGACTATACTCAGCAATTAGATGTAACAGGGGATGATGAAATTTCAGAGTTATCTAAGGAATTTAATATAATGTCTGAAAAACTTAAAAAATATGATTTATTAAGTATTAGAAGATTAATGAAGGAAAAACAAAAATCTGAGTCAATTGTTGAGAGTATAAGTGATGGAATTATAGTAACAGATGAGGATAATAAGATAATTTTAGTTAATAATGCAGCAGAAAAAGCTTTAAACATAAAAGAAACGAAGGTAATTAATAGACACTTTTTAGAAGGGATAAACAAAGAAGAGATTTTTAATATTATAAAGAATATTAAAAATAAAAGTAATTTAAGTGATACTAAAAAATATACAGATATTACTATAGAGAATGATGAAGAAATAAAGCACTATAATGTAAATGTTAAGCCTATAAGAAATAAAGATGGAGAAAATATTGGAATGGTCACATTGATGCAGGATATAACTAAACTAAAAGAAGTAGATCAAATGAAATCCGACTTTGTCTCTACAGTTTCACATGAGTTTAGAACTCCATTAACATCTATAGGAATGTCAGTAGGATTATTGCTTGAGGGTATAACCGGAGAGATTACAGAAGATCAAAAAGAATTATTAGATGCTATTAAAGAAGATAATGAAAGGTTGAAAAGTCTTGTAAGTGATTTATTAGATTTATCAAGATTAGAGTCAGGAAAAATACAGATGGATATAGATTCTTATGATATAAATAATATAATAAATCATTCTGTGAAACCTTTTTATAGACAAGCAGAAGAAAAAAATACTACTATTAATATAGATATAAAAGAAAATACATCTAAAGTAAAAGCAGATTTTAATAAAATATCATGGGTGCTTACTAATCTTATTGGAAATGCATTAAGATATACTCCAGAAGATGGAACAGGAAAAATTGAAATTAAAGTAAAAGATACAGCTAATAAAGTGTTAGTATCTGTAGCAGATAATGGCAAAGGAATTCCAGAAGATCATCAAAAAAAAATTTTTGAAAAATTTATTCAGGTAAAAGATGTGAATGGAGAAAATACTGGAGGAACTGGATTAGGATTGGCTATTAGCAAGGAAATAGTAAATGCTCATGGAGGAGATATATGGGTAGAAAGCAATATAGGTGAAGGAACTATATTTTATTTTACTCTTTATATAGGAGGGAAATAGAATAGAAAGGGGCATTAGATATGGAAAAGATATTAATAATAGAAGATGAAAAGAATATAATATTACCTTTAAAAATGTTTCTACTAAAACTAGGCTATGATGTGAAAATAGCTACAGATGGAATAGAAGGTATAAGGATTGCCCAAGAGATTATTCCAAATATAATCCTTTTAGATATAATTCTGCCTAAAATGAATGGGTATCTAGTATGTAAAGCACTAAAGGATGAATCAGAGACAAAAAACATTCCGATAATTTTTATGAGTGCTAAAACACAAGAAAAGGATATAAAAAAGGCCTATGATGTAGGAGGAGAAGATTATATAATAAAACCTTTTATTCATAAAGATATAGAAAAAATATTAAATAAATATTTAAAGGAGGATTAGTTATGGTAAAAAAAATACTAATTGTTGATGATGAGAAAAATATAAGAATGACATTAAAGCATTCGTTAAAGAGTCAAGAGTTTGATATATCTATGGCTGTAAATGGTGAGGAAGCATTAGAGAATATTAAAAATAATAAGTTTGATTTAATACTTTTAGACATTAAAATGCCAGGACTTGATGGAATGGAAGTGTTAAAGAAAATAAGGGACAATGGTAATAACGTAAATGTTATCATGATGACTGCCTATGGCAGTGTGGAAAAAGCTGTAGAAGCTATGAAACTTGGAGCTATTGACTTTATAAGTAAACCTTTTACACATGAAGAAATTAGAAATATTGTTAAAGAAGTCTTGGGAAGAGAAGAATTAATGGAAGAAGATTTAGACACTTCTAAAGATATATTAGAATATGCCAAGAAGTGTATTTTAAGTAATCGATATGATGAAGCTAGGATATATTTAAAAAAAGCTATAGGAGGAGATGTAAACTCTCCAGAACCTCATAATCTGTTAGGGGTATTAGAAGAATATGAAGGTAAACTAGATTTAGCACAAAAACATTATAGAGCTGCCCTAGCATTAGATCCTACGTATGAGTCTGCTAATAGAAATCTTCAGAGAACAGTTCAAATGAGGTATACAAGACAAGGTATTTCTTTAGGAGGAAGTAAGGATGAGAAAAAATAATAAAGACGAATATATTATTATTGTAGGATGTGGAAGGCTAGGATCTCATCTTGCTAGCCTTCTTTCAAAGGCAAGAAAAAGTGTGGTTGTTATTGATAATAAGGAAGATGCTTTTAATAGATTATCAGATGACTTTAGTGGTTTTACAATAGAGGCAGATGCCATAGAAGAGGAGACCCTATTAGAAGCTAAAATAAATAGAGCAGATGTGGTAGTTACTACAACTAATGATGATAATACAAATGTGATGATTGCTCAGATTGCGAAAACTATATATGGAGTACCAAAGGTTATAGCAAGACTATTTGATCCTTCTAGACAAGAAATGTACGAGGAGTTAGACATAGATACAATATGTCCTACTATTTTATCAGCAGTGGAATTTAAAAACATTATAATTGGCTCAGGGGAGGAGTATTAGGAATGAATATTATAATTGTTGGAGGAGGTAAGGAAATTCATTTTCTTACAAAGTCATTTATATCGAAAGGATATAATGTAACAATAATAAATAATAGTATGGAAGACAGTAAATTATTAGCAAAAGTACATGAGAAGGCAATTGTGGTTCATGGAGATGGAACAAAACCTTATGTATTAGAAGATGCAGGAGCAGCCTATTCACATATGATAATAGCCCTTACTCCAAAGGACCCTGATAATTTAGTAATATGTCAAATAGCTCAGAAGATGTTTAAAATAAAAAAAACATTTGCTGTTGTTAATGACCCTAAAAATGTAAAAATATTCGAAATTTTGGGTGTGGATACTGTTATTAGTACAGCTAGTATAATTTCATCATTGATAGAACAGAGAGTATCTGTAGATGATATAACAAATCTTATGCCTATAGAAGCTGGGAAGGTATCTATGATGGAAATAGAGGTGAAGGGTGAATTTCCAATAGTAAATAATAATCTAAAAGATATTAATCTTCCAAATGATGCTATAATAAGTTGTATTTTAAGAGGGAATGAGGCTATAATACCTAGAGGAGATACAATTATATATAAAGGGGATAAATTAATAATATTATCTTTACCAAAGGTTCAGTCTGAAACCCTTAAAGAGATAAGGGGAAGGGTTGATTAACATGCTATATTTAGAGCAAATTAAACAAAGGTATGAACTGATAATAGGATATGTTGGAACTATTATTTTAGGTTTAGGTGTAGTATTATTGTTTCCTCTATTATTATATCCAATATATCCTTCAGAAATAATTGATATGAAATTTTTCATTATACCTTCTATGATAGCAATAATATTAGGTTATATAATGAGAAGGAGTCTTAAAACAGTTAAAGATGTTACTTTAACTATACAAGAAGGCGGAGTAATTGTTATATTTTCGTGGATTTTTACCATACTAATATCCGCTCTTCCTTTTATATTGTCAGGAAAATTAAATTTTACTCAAGCTATATTTGAGTCAGTAAGTGGATGGACTACAACAGGACTTTCTGTAGTTGATGTAACTAAAACTTCTCATATGTTTCTCTTATGGAGAAGTCTTATGCAGTTTTTTGGAGGAGCAGGATTAGCTGTAGTTATGCTATCGGCTATTATAGGACCTCATGGATTAGGTCTCTATGAAGCGGAAGGAAGATCAGATAAGTTATTACCTAATGTTACAAGATCTACTAAATTAATTATGACTATCTATTCTTCATATGTTTTAGCTGGAGTTATACTTTATATTCTAGCTGGTATGGATTGGTTTGGTGCAATAAACCATTCTATTGCTGCCTTGTCTACCGGAGGATTTTCAACAGAAGTAGAAAGTATAGGAGCTTATAATAGTATATCAATAGAGCTTATTACTATAATACTTATGATAGCAGGGACTATAAATTTCGCAGCACACTTTTTATTAATTAGAGGTAAAATTAAGGAATTTTTTAAAGTAGGAGAAATTAGGTTCATGTTTTTTTTATTTTCCTTATCAATACCTATTACAGCTTTTATATCTTTAAGATCTCTATATGGATCACTAGGTAGAGGATTTAGAGTGGCAGCTTTTGAAATAATTTCTGCATTATCTACTACAGGATTCTCTACAGTAGGATATGGCGATTGGAATTATTTTGCTGTGTTTATATTAATCATATTAATGATTATAGGTGGAGGAGCTGGATCAACAGCTGGAGGTATAAAACAATATAGAATATATATAATGATAAAATCTTTAATATGGAATATAAAAGGATATTTCACTCCTAATAACGCTATTAAACAAGACTATATTAATAGACCAGAAGGAAAATACTATGTTACAAATAGCCATATATCACAAGTAAGTAATTTTATAACAATATATTTGATATTTTATATTATTGGAGTATTAGTAATGTTAGCCTATGGTTATCCATTACAAGATTCTATGTTTGAGTTTGCATCAAGTCTTGGTACAGTAGGCTTATCAGTAGGAATAACTTCTCCTGATGCTCCTATGTTAGTTTTATGGACTCAAATATTTGGTATGATGTTAGGTAGATTAGAGTTTTTTGTAATATTCTTTGCAGGAATAAAAATATTTAGAGATGGTAGATTTATATTTAGTCGACAATAATTTATTTCCCATGACAATTTCCTGGGAAATGTCTTATATTTCCCCAGTAAAATTATTCAAAATTTTTACTCATATTTATTATTTCTTATTCATAAGTATATTAAATAAGAATCAATAGGAATAATAGGTAAAAATTTAACCATAAGAGGAATGGGGGAAAATATAGTGAGGTCATTTTTAGGATTAGTAGGAGTTATAATATTTCTGATTATAATATTTCCTATTATAATATTATTTACATGGGATGAAGATATTAATAAAGATATGGTAGACCAAATAAAGATAGATAATAAAAAGAATGATATAGTAGATTCCTTAGACTTATCAGTAGATATATATGATACTGAAACAAAGAATATAATAAGTATGGATTTTGAAGAGTATATAAAAGGGGTAGTAGCTGGTGAAATGCCTGCAAAATTTGAAGAAGAAGCATTAAAAGCACAGTCTGTAGCGGCAAGAACATATGCTATATCAAAAATAATTGCATATAATAATGGATATAGGCCAGAGGAGCATCCAGAAGCTCCCCTTTGCAATACAATTCATGACCAGGTTTGGTATTCAGAAGAGAAGTTGTTAGAACTTCATGGTAAAGAGTGGATGGATAAACTTTTCCCTAAAATAGAACAAGCAGTAGATAATACAAAAGGAGAAATAATTTCATATGATGGTCAGATTATATCAGAACCATTATTTCATTCATCAAGTGGCGGAATGACAGAAGCATCTGAAGAAGTATTTGCATCAGCAGAACCATATTTAAGACCAGTAGAAAGTCCTTATGAAACAGCTTCACCTAGTGTAAAAGATAATTTTAAAATTTCAATAGAGGATTTTATAAAAAAGTTAAATGGGAAATATTCTAATATAAATATCACAAAAGAAAATATAGAAAAAAGAATTGAACTATTAGAAAGAACATCTACAGGTAGAGTAGATAAATTAAAAATAGGTACAATAACAATGACAGGTCGTGAGCTTAGAGAATTATTTGGATTTAACTCCACAAACTTTACTATAACAATAAATAAAGACAAAAATGAAGTAATTATAGAAACACTTGGAAATGGCCATGGAGTAGGAATGAGTCAATGGGGAGCAAATGGCATGGCAGAAAAAGGTAGCGATTATAAAGAAATATTAAAACATTATTATACAGGTGTAGAAATTTTACCGATTGATAATTCAATGTTACAATAAAGATTCTTCTATATAGGAAGAATCTGTTTTGCTTTCTATTGACAAAAAATAAAAAATATATTATTATGAATATAGGTTCATAATAATTATATAGTATAAAGGGGATTTTTTACATGCCTAAGATAATAGAAGGAATTGAAGATAAAATATTTACTTCTGCATTTGATTTATTTGCAGAACATGGGTATAAAAATGTTGATATGAAAATAATAGCAAAAAAATCTGGAATAGCAGTAGGCACATTATATAATTATTATCCAAATAAAAAAACATTATTTTTAAATGTATTTAGTAAAAGCTGGATAGATACATTTAAAAAATTAGATAATATCATATATGGAAGCTTAGATAAACGAATTAAAATTAAAAAATTTGTTCAAATATTATATGATGAAATTTATGAAAGAAAAGGAATGGGTAAGCATTTAATTAAATCTACTAAATTTAATAATCAAGAAATAAATATAAAAGAAGAATTATTATTAAGATTAAAGAAAATAATATCAAGTGATGAAAAGGATGAAGAATTAAAATGTAAATATGAAATGAGACTATTAGAAACAATATTAGTAACAGTTATAACAATGATGAATGAACATACAGATGAATATGAAGAAAATATAGATTATTTATCCAATTATCTATGGGTTATATATCAAAATATAGAAAAATATTAAGAGGTGATAATATGGAACTTCTAATAGGAGCTTTTAGAGTATTTTTATTATATGTGATATTTACTAATACTATAAGAATAATATATGCATTAGTAAATAGAAAGAAAATAGCAGCAAAGTTAGAAGAAATAAAAAATGATCAAGAAAAAGCTCAAATAAATGAATCAAAAACACAGGAAATAGTAGAACAAGAAAGAGAATATGTTATAGATCCTATCTGTAATAAAGAAGTAGATAAAGATAATGCATATATTGTAGTAGAAGAAGATGAAAACAAATACTTTTGTTCTTGGGATTGCAGAGCAGAATATATAAATAGAAAAAATAGACACTAAAGGAGAAGATGATTATGTTCTTTGCAGACGTAGGTTTTTTATTGGTAATACCGGCAATAATATTTGCAGCGTATGCTCAATCAAAAGTTTCCAGTACATTTAATAAATATTTAAAGCATGCTAGTGCATCAGGATATACAGGATATCAAGTTGCACGTGCTATATTAGATAGAAATGGACTTCACGACGTAGATATAGAAATGGTTAGAGGAAAGTTATCTGATCACTATGATCCTAGAAAAAGAGTTTTAAGATTGTCAAGAGATGTATATCAAAGAAGTTCAATAGCTTCAGTAGGAGTAGCTGCTCATGAGGTAGGCCATGCTATACAGCATGCAGAAGGTTATTTTCCACTTTTATTAAGAAATAATATAGCTCCAATAGCAGGTTTTGGAGCAAGATTTGTATGGATATTAGTATTTGCAGGTTTTTTACTTGGAATAGGTGATCTAGTATATATAGGAATATTCTTATACCTTGCAGTAGTAGCTTTCCAA harbors:
- a CDS encoding YwmB family TATA-box binding protein; its protein translation is MYGKRLIITVILILILAFSNYTVSASIRNNLEQPIVTAFNNTNANLIEISIKAQGTINEEFMSQKDIKKLGQDLKNKFNIIGELENNNNIKQLNSTEKLYSIDYIESKNNKKAIVSGLDKNNRFVTINVLTYNDKYSNLNRTELIVNITSENVNNYKKIESNVQKIFEEYNTIPNITSKAIGTFEGNIKSEEKFNIISHITKKIDARIVEEYKNPDILSISAYSPNIDNHIYTGKNKMNLNIAMRHNYTEDKTYIFIATPIIDGGY
- the murA gene encoding UDP-N-acetylglucosamine 1-carboxyvinyltransferase, giving the protein MPKLIVEKSPPLKGKVKISGAKNSALPIMAATLLSTDKCELTEVPNLRDVNVMKEVLNSLGADVKKTSDESYNINAKNLNNSEAPYELMTKMRASFLVMGPLLARLKKARISMPGGCAIGTRPIDLHLKGFKALGAEIEVGHGYVEAKVEDRLKGNRIYLDFPSVGATENIMMAAVMAEGETILENVAQEPEIVDLANFLNKLGADVKGAGTNTIKINGVDELKNCNHTIIPDRIEAGTYMVAAAMTGGDITIENIELDHVKSIISKLKESNIEFTEVKNNTLRVVAPKTIKAVDVKTLPYPGFPTDMQAQVMAMMSMAEGTSVIIETIFENRFMHVNELRRMGADIKIDGRSAIVTGQEKLLGAPVNATDLRAGAALILTGLISDGITEVNQIHHIDRGYSNIEQKLTNLGAKIKRVEVEMETGA
- a CDS encoding ATP-binding protein, with amino-acid sequence MKKTIKFKMIAIFVLIFIVLAANSIWSIYNFNNLNHSIEEIMESNYASVVAAQNMIVALERQDSAELSHMFDDNKNSQNVFLENEKVFLKWLARAEDNITEKGEEEVIKVINDLYTGYIEDYYNLIEIQNTKGIEESRNYYYNKILPTFEKSKKEVRNLQLLNQNSMIEQRNEAQKIAKNASYSTSIISLITILLGVILVFYLVNKIVKPIRNLIDKIKKIAEGDYTQQLDVTGDDEISELSKEFNIMSEKLKKYDLLSIRRLMKEKQKSESIVESISDGIIVTDEDNKIILVNNAAEKALNIKETKVINRHFLEGINKEEIFNIIKNIKNKSNLSDTKKYTDITIENDEEIKHYNVNVKPIRNKDGENIGMVTLMQDITKLKEVDQMKSDFVSTVSHEFRTPLTSIGMSVGLLLEGITGEITEDQKELLDAIKEDNERLKSLVSDLLDLSRLESGKIQMDIDSYDINNIINHSVKPFYRQAEEKNTTINIDIKENTSKVKADFNKISWVLTNLIGNALRYTPEDGTGKIEIKVKDTANKVLVSVADNGKGIPEDHQKKIFEKFIQVKDVNGENTGGTGLGLAISKEIVNAHGGDIWVESNIGEGTIFYFTLYIGGK
- a CDS encoding response regulator transcription factor; translated protein: MEKILIIEDEKNIILPLKMFLLKLGYDVKIATDGIEGIRIAQEIIPNIILLDIILPKMNGYLVCKALKDESETKNIPIIFMSAKTQEKDIKKAYDVGGEDYIIKPFIHKDIEKILNKYLKED
- a CDS encoding response regulator, with the translated sequence MVKKILIVDDEKNIRMTLKHSLKSQEFDISMAVNGEEALENIKNNKFDLILLDIKMPGLDGMEVLKKIRDNGNNVNVIMMTAYGSVEKAVEAMKLGAIDFISKPFTHEEIRNIVKEVLGREELMEEDLDTSKDILEYAKKCILSNRYDEARIYLKKAIGGDVNSPEPHNLLGVLEEYEGKLDLAQKHYRAALALDPTYESANRNLQRTVQMRYTRQGISLGGSKDEKK
- a CDS encoding potassium channel family protein, whose translation is MRKNNKDEYIIIVGCGRLGSHLASLLSKARKSVVVIDNKEDAFNRLSDDFSGFTIEADAIEEETLLEAKINRADVVVTTTNDDNTNVMIAQIAKTIYGVPKVIARLFDPSRQEMYEELDIDTICPTILSAVEFKNIIIGSGEEY
- a CDS encoding potassium channel family protein; translation: MNIIIVGGGKEIHFLTKSFISKGYNVTIINNSMEDSKLLAKVHEKAIVVHGDGTKPYVLEDAGAAYSHMIIALTPKDPDNLVICQIAQKMFKIKKTFAVVNDPKNVKIFEILGVDTVISTASIISSLIEQRVSVDDITNLMPIEAGKVSMMEIEVKGEFPIVNNNLKDINLPNDAIISCILRGNEAIIPRGDTIIYKGDKLIILSLPKVQSETLKEIRGRVD
- a CDS encoding TrkH family potassium uptake protein, with the protein product MLYLEQIKQRYELIIGYVGTIILGLGVVLLFPLLLYPIYPSEIIDMKFFIIPSMIAIILGYIMRRSLKTVKDVTLTIQEGGVIVIFSWIFTILISALPFILSGKLNFTQAIFESVSGWTTTGLSVVDVTKTSHMFLLWRSLMQFFGGAGLAVVMLSAIIGPHGLGLYEAEGRSDKLLPNVTRSTKLIMTIYSSYVLAGVILYILAGMDWFGAINHSIAALSTGGFSTEVESIGAYNSISIELITIILMIAGTINFAAHFLLIRGKIKEFFKVGEIRFMFFLFSLSIPITAFISLRSLYGSLGRGFRVAAFEIISALSTTGFSTVGYGDWNYFAVFILIILMIIGGGAGSTAGGIKQYRIYIMIKSLIWNIKGYFTPNNAIKQDYINRPEGKYYVTNSHISQVSNFITIYLIFYIIGVLVMLAYGYPLQDSMFEFASSLGTVGLSVGITSPDAPMLVLWTQIFGMMLGRLEFFVIFFAGIKIFRDGRFIFSRQ
- the spoIID gene encoding stage II sporulation protein D gives rise to the protein MRSFLGLVGVIIFLIIIFPIIILFTWDEDINKDMVDQIKIDNKKNDIVDSLDLSVDIYDTETKNIISMDFEEYIKGVVAGEMPAKFEEEALKAQSVAARTYAISKIIAYNNGYRPEEHPEAPLCNTIHDQVWYSEEKLLELHGKEWMDKLFPKIEQAVDNTKGEIISYDGQIISEPLFHSSSGGMTEASEEVFASAEPYLRPVESPYETASPSVKDNFKISIEDFIKKLNGKYSNINITKENIEKRIELLERTSTGRVDKLKIGTITMTGRELRELFGFNSTNFTITINKDKNEVIIETLGNGHGVGMSQWGANGMAEKGSDYKEILKHYYTGVEILPIDNSMLQ
- a CDS encoding TetR/AcrR family transcriptional regulator, translating into MPKIIEGIEDKIFTSAFDLFAEHGYKNVDMKIIAKKSGIAVGTLYNYYPNKKTLFLNVFSKSWIDTFKKLDNIIYGSLDKRIKIKKFVQILYDEIYERKGMGKHLIKSTKFNNQEINIKEELLLRLKKIISSDEKDEELKCKYEMRLLETILVTVITMMNEHTDEYEENIDYLSNYLWVIYQNIEKY
- a CDS encoding zinc metallopeptidase; its protein translation is MFFADVGFLLVIPAIIFAAYAQSKVSSTFNKYLKHASASGYTGYQVARAILDRNGLHDVDIEMVRGKLSDHYDPRKRVLRLSRDVYQRSSIASVGVAAHEVGHAIQHAEGYFPLLLRNNIAPIAGFGARFVWILVFAGFLLGIGDLVYIGIFLYLAVVAFQVITLPVEFNASNRAVAQLSNGIIADADLKPTKKVLNAAALTYVAATLVGIAQLIRLILLADRD